The DNA window TCGCGGCGGCGAGCTGCGACAGCAGCACCCGCGCGGGCAACGCCGTCGTCTGCTGCGCCGTCCTCCACCGCGCCAGTGTAACCAGCGGTTATCACGGTTTCGGAACATTGCAAGGCACATCCTGCCTCAAATCCAGTGAAGTACGCGCTAACGATAGGGCCCCGGCTCCGCCGTTTGAGGGCGCGAAACTTCACCAATGAAATTTAGCGCTAGATAGTGCGCCGCTAAATTGAGTGCTAAAGTTCGGTTCATTCGATAGCTCAGTGGGAGGAGCGACGGTGACGGTGACACTCGAACGACCAACGGTGCGCAGCAGCACCCGGCCATGCATTTCCGACCCCGACCGGTGGGCCGCCGGCGGTGACGACCCGGAGTTGAAGGCCCTATGCCGTGGCTGCCCGCGGCGCTGGCAGTGCGCCAAGGACGCGCTCGACACACCCGGCGCAGAGGGCATGTGGTCGGGGGTCAACATTCCCAAAGAGGGTCGAGGTCGTAAGTTCGCGCTGCGCCAACTTCGATCACTGGCTGCCCATGGTGGCTTCAATGTCGCAGACGAGCCCGACGCCGCACCGGCGGGGCGATCATGGGCAACCACCGCCGATGCGCGAGGCCGGAATTGCCGCGCGACGTGAGGCAGCCGCACCGCAGAGCACCGCTGCTATCCCGTGGTCCACCAACACGTCTATCGGCAGCTCATCGGTGTCGTCGATCATCTGCGGTCTGGCGCACGCGCTGTTCGACCCCGGACATTCGGTGCCGTGGTCAGCCTTCGCCGGCGACTACGACCGGATCCGCAACGCAGTCGCCCGTGTTACCCGCCACACATCGTTGGCAGATCGCATAAACCAAATCGGTCGACCTGTTCGGGCCCCATGCCCGGACGAAACATGTTGCGCGGCGGCGCGGTCGCGCACAATCGGCGGCATAGCCTGTCAGCGGGCACCGTCAGCCTGCGTGACGCCTGTGACAGATGGTGCGGCGTGTCATCAGGGCAATGGCACCGCGATACGGCATGCTCCCTACAGACGGCGGATATCCGCCCTCACGGAGTACTAGGCGGATATCCGCCTAGCGGTAGTAGTTCGAGCACCGACTGAAAGGACCACTCCCGGCTGGCTTTTCGCCAGCCTGACCAAGTTCGCAACACAACTACATACGCATCGTGCGATAGCGCCCCAAACGGCGAAACCCCCGGCCTGAAGGCCGAGGGTCGGCCGGTTCGAGCTGCAACTCGAACCGATTTGAGGCTTTCGCGAAAACCCCCCTCGAAAGGGAATCGTCATGAAAGACGCATTCCACGGTAGCGCACGCCGTGCGCACGGTCTAGTTACCACGTCCCGTGGATCTACCGACACCATCGTCCACCCGTACCGCGGGAGTACGCGGCTCTCACCGCGGCGCGGCACCGCTCACACTGCGCCGGTCTGGATCCAGCGCGCCGGCGGCCACTGCCTAGACCGCCTCCCGCGGATCGTCCTTGAGCTCGACACCGCGTGGGCCGCGATCCCGTGCTGGACCGGTCGAGCCCGGCGCTGGGCCCGCGAGACAGTGCCGGCCGCCTACGCGCTGCGCTATGACACCCATGTCCGTCCGGTGATGCCGAATAATGCGGTGAGCCTGAGATCCCTTGTGGCAGTGGCAGAGGCGCGGGCGTCGTTCGCCGACCACCGCACCGGGCGGAATTGCCGTCCCACCAACGCGCGGCTATCTGAGATGACCGGCTTGTCGGTGCGCACTGTCCAGCGCGCGTCGACGGCGCTGCGGCTGCTGGGTGTGGCGACCGAGGTGATGCGAGGCCGTCAGCGCACACGGGCGGAGCGACTTGCCAGCTGGCGGGTTGGGGATAAAGGCCGTGGATGGGCATCAGTTTGGGCGTTGCACGACAGTCGGATTCAGCCGCTGTCACCCCATCCCGCAGGGTCTCTCTTAGGTTCTAAAACCTCACCTAAGAATGTACTCACTACCAAAAACCGTCGCATTCGCGCCGGTAGCAGCGCCGCTCCGCGGCGCCCTAGCCCCGATAAAGCCGGGCTGGCGCTGGCAAATAGGTGGATTGCCCAAGAGCAAACCCCGTTGTGGGCCCGTCGGTATCGGACGGGCACACCGTGGGCCAGGGTGTTGGCCAAGCCGGCCGCACACGGCTGGACTCCGCGGGATGTCAACGCGCTGATCAGCGACTGGGCGGGTACCGGGCACTGGCTCCCCGAGAGTCCCTATAAACCGATCGGGCTGCTCGGTGCGATGCTGGCTGCCCACGGCGACCTGGACAATCGTCCCGCGGCTTACGACGTGGCGCGCGAACAGCAAGAGCTCGCTCTTGCGCGCGCTCGGGTGGCTGAGCAGATCGCTGCGCGCCAGGCTGATCGCGAAGCGCGCGAAGCCGGACGTGCCGCCCTCTCGGGTCCGGGGCGCGAAGCCACCCGCCGAGCGCTCGCCGAGATTCAAGAACGAGCCAAACGCCGACGCTACGAGAATCCCGATCACGGCGGTCGGCGATGACGGACGCCACCCCCCCACCGGCGACGAGTTGCGTTCCGTGCCAAGTGGATCCGGAAGGGTGGTTCGATCGCCATCATCGCGCCGACGCCGTCGCCGAATGTCGTAGTTGCCCCGCCCGCCGCTGGTGCGCCCGGGAAGCGCTGCAGAGCCGTGCGTCCTGGGGTGTGTGGGCTGGGGTCTGGATCGACGGACGACATGAAGATGCCGCACCCCATCTGCGATCCATCGCGACTGGAGTGTTAGCGCAGTCGGCTGCTGTCGCTGCCGTTGTCATCGGTGAGCGATTACAGGACGCCGCGCCCGCCAGTGAGCTCGCCCATGTGCCCACGCCGTTACGCCGGCCGAGGGGGTCGCCGGTGCCGTCGTCCGTCATGACTGCGGTACTTGCCCGCAGCAGCGGACACTGCGAGGTCCTCGCCGAGGGCTGCCGCTACACCTATGACCGCCTGGTGAGCCGACGCTTAGGGGTAGCGGTCGAGGAGACATCCACTCCCCCGGAACTATTCGCCGCGTGTAATGTCTGCGCCGACATCGTCGCAGTGCTCGACCCGAAGATGGCGGCCAACACCGGATACGTGCTCGATAACCAACGCGACCCCACACACGTCCCGTTCTATTGGCGCCGCAGCCGGTGGGTGCTGCTTGATCGAGACGGATGGCTCACTGAGATGGCCGACGACGTCGCGATGGCGTGATCTTAACCGCGGTTAAGATTGGATACCGCAACGGGTTTGATGTCCCAGTCCGTTATGACGGACTAGCAGACATCGGCGCCCGGCGCCTCAGCGCCTCATCGACGAGGTCCGACGCGAAATCCTGTGCCGTCAGCAGAACATCGTCCCGCTTCGCCTCCAGCCACGCATCGCGCAGCCGCTGAGCGGTGGAAGTGCGCAGCCGCAGGGTGCGCGGAGCTGTCGGCGCGGTCGCGGTAACAGCCCGCGGAGGGGTCGGTAGCGGACTTACCGAGCCATGCGTGTCTTCTGTCACAGTGACAGTTGGAGGCGTGACCCGTTCCTCGATCGGCGACGCGCTCGCAAGCGGCTTCCGCGTTTCAGCGCCAACGCTGGACAGCATGCCGACGACGGCTGACGCAGTGTCCTTCTTAGGCATGGTGTTTCCCTCGATTTAATCGGCCCTCAGCAACCATGGTCATGACTTCAACACTAAAATTCGCGTATGCCTGCGCGAGATCGGGGTCGGCGTCGACGTCGCCCAGCACGACCTGATCACTGACCATCCGTTCGGCCGCAGTACGTTTCGGGATGAAGGTCTTGAACATCGGCAGGCCGTCGCCCTGTAACGCCTTGAGGGTCTCGCGGCTGACCAACGTTCGTGACTCGTACTTGGTGAGCAGGACTCCGAGGAAGGTCGCCGAAAGGACTTGGTGCTGACGCAGTGTGGACGACCACTCGAGGAACATATTCACCCCTCGCCTCCCCCACTTGCTCGCGTCGGTCGGCACGATCAGCCATTCGGCGGCATTCAGTGCAGTGATCACCAACTGCCCGAGGTTCGGTGAAAGGTCAAGCACGATCGCGTCGTAGTCGTGATAGACCGGCGCCAACGCCATTGCCAGCTGTTCCTCGCGGCGATGCATGGTGACGAGTTCTTGGTCAAGCTTGGCCACCGCGAGCGTCGACGGGACGAGGTCGAGGTTCTCAAGCCGCGTCGCACGGATCACCTTGGAGACCGGCGTCCCCTCGCGTATGAGGTCGTAGATGTCGAACTCGACATCGTCCTCCGGGTCGAACATCGTCGTCGAGTTGCCCTGCGGATCGCAGTCGACCAGCAAGGTTCGCCAGTTGCCGCGGGCCAGGCCGGCGGCCAGGTTCACCGCGGTAAACGACTTGCCGACCCCGCCCTTATGGTTGGCGATCGCGATAACTTCCGCTTTCACAGCAGTCACTCCTCTAACTTTGGTACCTCATTGGAACAGGTTGATCGAGTGTTCGGGTGATGCGGCGACGGCGTGTCGGCGTGATGTGATCGCGTTGTGATGTGGTCACCGCGCGATGACGCAACTGTGTGATCGTGTCATCCGGTGAGACCGTTGCGCCGTGACACCGTGACGGAATCGCTTAGCTACAAAGTG is part of the Mycolicibacterium tusciae JS617 genome and encodes:
- a CDS encoding ParA family protein — encoded protein: MKAEVIAIANHKGGVGKSFTAVNLAAGLARGNWRTLLVDCDPQGNSTTMFDPEDDVEFDIYDLIREGTPVSKVIRATRLENLDLVPSTLAVAKLDQELVTMHRREEQLAMALAPVYHDYDAIVLDLSPNLGQLVITALNAAEWLIVPTDASKWGRRGVNMFLEWSSTLRQHQVLSATFLGVLLTKYESRTLVSRETLKALQGDGLPMFKTFIPKRTAAERMVSDQVVLGDVDADPDLAQAYANFSVEVMTMVAEGRLNRGKHHA
- a CDS encoding WhiB family transcriptional regulator; the encoded protein is MTVTLERPTVRSSTRPCISDPDRWAAGGDDPELKALCRGCPRRWQCAKDALDTPGAEGMWSGVNIPKEGRGRKFALRQLRSLAAHGGFNVADEPDAAPAGRSWATTADARGRNCRAT